A region from the Linepithema humile isolate Giens D197 chromosome 1, Lhum_UNIL_v1.0, whole genome shotgun sequence genome encodes:
- the Gdi gene encoding rab GDP dissociation inhibitor beta — MNEEYDAIVLGTGLKECILSGMLSVSGKRVLHIDRNKYYGGESASITPLEDLFGKFKAPSPDESYGRGRDWNVDLIPKFLMANGLLVKLLIHTGVTRYLEFKSVEGSYVYKSGKISKVPIDQQEALSSDLMGLFEKRRFRSFLMWVQNMQEDDPKSWDGFDPFNSSMSALYNKFSLDKNTQDFTGHALALYRDDDYISQTAITTIRRIKLYSDSLARYGKSPYLYPMYGLGELPQGFARLSAIYGGTYMLDKPIDEIVIKDGKVVGVRSGDEVAQCKQVFCDPTYVPDRVKKIGQVIRCICLMDHPIPSTNDALSTQIIIPQKQVGRNSDIYVSLVSHTHQVAAKGWFIAMVSTTVETKNPEIEIKPGLDLLGPIRQKFVSISDYMAPVDDGLNSQIFISTSYDATTHFETTCLDVLDIFKRATGEEFDFNKVKHELGDEDQ, encoded by the exons ATGAATGAAGAATACGACGCAATCGTGCTCGGCACCGGTCTCAAGGAATGCATCCTCTCGGGGATGCTCTCTGTCAGCGGCAAACGAGTGCTCCACATCGACCGCAACAAGTACTACGGCGGTGAATCGGCCTCCATCACGCCCCTCGAGGACCTGTTCGG CAAGTTCAAGGCCCCATCGCCGGATGAAAGTTATGGCCGCGGCCGGGATTGGAACGTCGACTTGATTCCCAAGTTCCTGATGGCGAACGGTCTTCTCGTTAAGCTGCTCATTCATACGGGAGTGACTCGTTACCTGGAGTTCAAGTCGGTGGAAGGTTCATACGTGTATAAATCAGGCAAGATCTCGAAGGTGCCAATCGATCAGCAGGAGGCGCTTTCCAGCGATCTGATGGGGCTCTTTGAGAAACGGCGATTCCGCAGTTTCCTCATGTGGGTGCAGAACATGCAGGAGGATGATCCAAAGTCGTGGGACGGCTTCGACCCCTTCAACAGCAGTATGAGTGCGCTCTACAACAAATTCAGTCTCGACAAGAACACGCAGGACTTCACCGGGCACGCACTAGCACTGTACAG GGATGATGATTACATAAGCCAAACTGCGATAACCACCATTAGAAGGATTAAACTGTACAGCGATAGTTTAGCGCGGTACGGAAAGTCGCCGTATCTTTATCCGATGTACGGCTTGGGCGAACTTCCTCAAGGATTCGCGCGACTCAGCGCCATTTACGGTGGCACGTACATGCTGGACAAGCCAATTGACGAAATTGTCATAAAGGATGGCAAA GTGGTCGGTGTACGCTCCGGCGATGAGGTAGCACAATGCAAACAAGTCTTTTGTGATCCTACGTACGTACCTGATCGTGTGAAGAAAATCGGTCAGGTGATAAGGTGCATATGCCTGATGGATCATCCGATACCAAGTACGAACGACGCACTGTCCACGCAAATTATCATTCCTCAGAAGCAG GTTGGTCGTAATTCCGACATTTACGTGTCTCTCGTGTCACACACCCATCAGGTCGCGGCAAAGGGCTGGTTCATTGCCATGGTTTCGACCACGGTGGAAACGAAGAATCCGGAGATCGAGATCAAGCCTGGTCTGGACTTGCTTGGTCCGATTAGACAAAAGTTTGTCAGCATCTCTGACTATATGGCACCGGTGGATGACGGCCTCAACAGCCAGATATTCATATCTACCAGTTACGATGCGACTACGCACTTCGAGACCACCTGCTTAGACGTGCTCGATATATTCAAGCGCGCCACCGGTGAGGAATTCGATTTCAACAAGGTCAAGCACGAACTCGGCGACGAGGATCAGTAA
- the Aasdh gene encoding beta-alanine-activating enzyme, translating to MCNMSHAINCAKQLKTQEDNKDCPRALQNICNWFYVDKSAIEYHELDEVKIINYNELQAAKETVSKHLKCIQNPEFIGINFDVLEYCVPSLMLGILDSGHAFFNVPADPLTYKELFVSLHVKYIFEKHVISNREIICQFDIHRQSIYLTKLIDVQESISNRRWYHFAYAIATSGSTGIPKVVKVPHSCILPNIIDLKKILDVTKSDKIAQLTSFTFDPSIVEIFLSLCCAATLFMVSKSLNNETNRLLMEIFHAHVTLLQITPSLLFHKWSTERLKTTILDKDSQLRILLLGGEPFPSIKLLSEASHPQNITKIFNIYGITEISCWSSINEIIINNDIESCLGKPLSETIFQIKNEDNEVITRGEGTLYIGSSSRICIVGNESEKDLSAPIFRDTGDIVSIDDQGRIFHRGRQNNIVKRFGNKINLRKLEKVVTELNYVQNCAAIWDAESHKLYICLCTTKTEEFPKLQNDIMSHLKILPAIYKPDKIIILEHFNLTTSGKICLASLRKICRESKTENINPKDVDNIFENLWNQHIKSKDAGFLVSGGTSIAALQISSAAAEVFNIEFPELIGMLLKDVTFNECVNYIKSTLISRECSKNVSRVSVSLDGNSSKKMLNTKESFAKQSNNKNYQYKCRGRIYGDALIQEQSPGSLLENISNIEISATYNLQKCVDASPTVYRYSETELYATVGSHSGIICTVNLLETNSTPHEVKLPDRIEASVLVLANFRGIVGCYDGCIYCIHLKTGEVIWKFQTQDMVKCTAITCVQGNRIFVGSYDRCVYCLSIEDGAQVWKTKASQGGICATGCLHQQSTSVLFGTLDGTCLALQQSSGQVTWKRKLQDPIFVAPAVLEIGHVLFCSVAGTLCCFDIETDCQIWRYVIHGNVFSYPVTLTREFTNSECVILASHNKNLYCLETPRKIIGQNELKLRYMLELHSPIFATPWCSDGHMFVACTDGTFQVFDLSGGKSLAIKQLPGETFSSPVVHNDLAILGCRDNNLYILKLS from the exons ATGTGTAATATGAGTCACGCAA TTAATTGCGCTAAACAACTAAAGACACAAGAGGACAACAAAGATTGTCCACGAGCCTTACAGAATATATGCAATTGGTTTTATGTTGACAAATCAGCTATAGAGTATCATGAGTTAGAtgaagttaaaattataaattataatgaattgCAAGCAGCAAAAGAAACAGTTTCGAAACATTTGAAATGCATACAGAATCCTGAATTTATTGGCattaattttgatgttttAGAATATTGTGTGCCTTCTTTAATGCTTGg AATTCTTGATAGTGGACATGCTTTTTTCAATGTGCCTGCAGATCCATTGacatataaagaattatttgtctctttacatgtaaaatatatttttgagaaacATGTGATATCGAACAGAGAGATCATATGTCAATTTGATATTCATAGACAGTCTATATACTTGACAAAATTAATAGATGTTCAAGAAAGTATCAGTAACAGAAGATGGTATCACTTTGCATATGCAATTGCCACTTCAGGATCAACTGGGATACCAAAAGTTGTTAAAGTGCCCCATTCTTGTATATTGCctaatattatagatttaaagaaaattctagATGTAACAAAATCTGATAAAATCGCTCAGTTAACAAGTTTCACATTTGACCCTAGtattgttgaaattttcttaAGTCTTTGTTGTGCAGCAACTCTGTTTATGGTATCAAAGTCATTAAACAATGAGACAAACAG acttttaatggaaatattcCACGCTCATGTAACACTTCTTCAAATTACTCCATCGCTTCTCTTTCATAAATGGTCCACTGAACGTTTGAAAACAACAATATTAGATAAGGACTCTCAGTTAAGAATTCTTCTTTTGGGTGGAGAACCATTTCCTAGcataaaattactttcagaAGCTAGTCATCCacaaaatataacaaagatatttaatatttatggaataacAGAAATATCATGTTGGTCTAGTATTAATGAGATCATTATAAACAATGACATTGAGTCTTGCCTTGGTAAGCCTCTGTCAGAAACGATATTCCAgattaaaaatgaagataacGAAGTGATAACTAGAGGCGAAGGCACTCTTTATATCG gAAGTAGTAGTAGAATTTGCATTGTTGGAAATGAAAGTGAAAAAGATTTGAGTGCACCAATCTTCCGTGATACTGGCGATATCGTTTCA aTAGATGATCAAGGTAGAATATTTCACAGAGGAAGACAAAATAACATCGTCAAAAGATttggaaacaaaataaatttgcgaaaACTTGAGAAAGTCGTGACGGAATTAAATTACGTACAGAATTGTGCTGCAATATGGGACGCAGAGAGccacaaattatatatatgtttatgcaCTACAAAAACAGAAGAATTTCCTAAGTTGCAAAATGATATAATGTCACACTTAAAGATATTACCAGCGATTTATAAacctgataaaataattatattagaacaTTTTAATCTTACTACTAGTGGAAAAATTTGCCTCGCGTCgctaagaaaaatatgtcgaGAAtctaaaacagaaaatattaatccaAAAGATGTGGataatatatttgagaatttaTGGAACCAGCACATAAAATCTAAAGATGCTGGTTTTTTGGTTTCTGGTGGTACATCAATAGCAGCACTTCAGATCTCAAGCGCCGCCGCTGAGGTTTTTAACATAGAATTTCCTGAATTGATTGGTATGTTGCTTAAGGATGTTACATTCAACGAGTGTGtcaattatatcaaaagtACTTTGATTAGCCGAGAATGCAGCAAGAATGTCAGTCGCGTCAGCGTTTCTCTTGATGGCAATTCttctaaaaaaatgcttaaTACAAAAGAATCTTTCGCAAaacaatcaaataataaaaattatcagtaTAAATGCAGAGGAAGAATTTATGGCGATGCGTTAATACAAGAACAAAGTCCTGGATctcttttagaaaatatatcaaatattgaaatatcagcaacctataatttgcaaaaatgtgtCGACGCTTCGCCAACTGTGTATCGTTATTCCGA AACAGAATTATATGCAACAGTCGGCTCACATTCCGGAATTATATGTACTGTTAATTTGCTAGAAACAAACAGTACTCCGCACGAGGTGAAACTACCGGACAGGATAGAAGCTTCTGTTTTAGTTCTGGCTAATTTTCGCGGCATCGTAG GCTGCTATGATGGATGCATTTATTGTATCCACCTGAAAACTGGTGAAGTAATCTGGAAATTTCAAACGCAGGACATGGTTAAATGCACGGCGATAACATGTGTGCAAGGAAACAGAATATTCGTGGGTTCTTACGACCGTTGTGTATATTGTCTTTCGATAGAA GACGGTGCTCAAGTATGGAAAACTAAAGCGAGTCAAGGTGGAATCTGTGCCACTGGCTGCTTGCACCAACAATCGACTTCCGTTCTTTTCGGAACTTTAGACGGCACGTGCTTGGCTCTGCAACAAAGTTCCGGACAAGTTACGTGGAAGCGCAAACTGCAGGATCCGATTTTCGTCGCCCCCGCCGTTCTCGAGATTGGACATGTTCTATTTTGTTCTGTAGCTGGAACATTGTGTTGTTTCGACATCGAAACAGATTGTCAA ATATGGCGATACGTGATACACGGCAATGTGTTTTCGTATCCCGTGACATTGACTCGTGAGTTTACAAACAGCGAGTGCGTCATCTTGGCCagtcataataaaaatctgtatTGCCTCGAAACGCCACGGAAAATAATTGGGCAAAACGAGCTGAAATTAAGATACATGTTAGAATTGCATTCGCCTATTTTCGCGACTCCTTGGTGCAGTGATGGACATATGTTCGTAGCATGTACAGACGGCACCTTCCAAGTGTTTGATCTATCGGGAGGCAAATCGTTAGCGATTAAGCAACTTCCCGGCGAAACGTTTTCCTCACCGGTTGTCCACAACGATCTAGCTATCTTGGGATGCAGGGACAACAATCTTTACATTCTGAAACTTagttaa
- the SkpA gene encoding S-phase kinase-associated protein 1, translating to MPNIKLQSSDGEVFEVDVEIAKCSVTIKTMLEDLGMDEEEEEVVPLPNVNSAILRKVIQWATYHKDDPPPPEDDENKEKRTDDISSWDADFLKVDQGTLFELILAANYLDIKGLLDVTCKTVANMIKGKTPEEIRKTFNIKNDFTASEEEQVRKENEWCEEK from the exons ATGCCCAACATAAAGCTGCAGAGTTCAGATGGTGAGGTATTCGAGGTTGATGTTGAAATCGCAAAATGTTCAGTCACTATAAAGACCATGTTGGAAGATCTTGGTATGGatgaggaagaggaggaagttGTGCCCTTGCCGAATGTTAATTCAGCGATATTAAGAAAAGTTATACAGTGGGCTACATATCACAAGGATGATCCACCACCACCAGAAGATGATGAAAACAAAGAGAAGAGAACTGATGATATCAGTTCTTGGGATGCTGACTTCTTAAAG gtGGATCAAGGAACTCTCTTTGAACTGATTTTGGCTGCTAATTATCTCGACATCAAGGGACTTTTGGATGTCACATGCAAAACTGTTGCTAATATGATCAAAGGTAAGACGCCTGAAGAGATTCGTAAAACGTTCAACATCAAGAATGATTTTACTGCCTCAGAGGAAGAACAAGTACGCAAGGAAAATGAGTGGTGTGAGGAAAAGTAG